Proteins encoded together in one Mastacembelus armatus chromosome 15, fMasArm1.2, whole genome shotgun sequence window:
- the LOC113132068 gene encoding cystatin-F-like — MFVWFIIFVCASVGYVETAARAMPGQPTDAQVNSPQVLAAASFAVDEFNRGNLGDPFLYKIVRIKSAKVQVVAGLNFFLKVQLGRTTCRRSGSTVKSSCNFQSPRKDLECQFTVTEVPWEGPRYRLMEKKCTETKV; from the exons ATGTTCGTctggtttattatctttgtttGTGCCTCGGTCGGTTATGTTGAGACCGCCGCAAGAGCGATGCCCGGTCAGCCAACCGACGCCCAAGTTAACAGCCCCCAAGTTTTGGCGGCAGCATCGTTTGCTGTGGATGAATTCAACAGAGGCAACCTGGGAGACCCGTTTCTCTACAAAATAGTGAGGATAAAATCTGCCAAAGTTCAG GTGGTCGCGGGTCTGAACTTCTTCCTGAAAGTACAACTGGGACGTACAACGTGCAGGAGAAGCGGCTCGACTGTTAAATCCTCTTGTAATTTCCAGTCTCCTCGCAAG GACTTGGAGTGCCAGTTCACCGTTACTGAAGTTCCCTGGGAGGGTCCGCGATACAGgcttatggaaaaaaaatgtaccgAAACAAAAGTCTGA